Proteins encoded together in one Streptomyces sp. NBC_01408 window:
- a CDS encoding HAMP domain-containing sensor histidine kinase codes for MRNIVVLTTVVAALAVGLTGLIAWQTAARGAEQREREQLTRQATVLSRLPALSEALFNGAQVLGGPNGVQLAVIAPDGTVSGTATPALDRASKSALLAGKPVSTTGILGDQEVLLVGRPGVRGGAVVLTEPYSVVTENTNQIRRNVLAPLITGMLGAALAGALLARRIARPLVKAAQIAHRLADGERGVPAPVDGPRETADIGRALNVLDGALARSENRQREFLLSVSHDLRTPLTALQGYAEALADGLIEPDRLPEVGGVLADETRRLDRFLGDLLDLARLEADDFRLDTAPADLRAVVAEAAAFWTGPCARHGVDLRLEQPGQPGQPGQPVVVETDAFRVRQLIDGLVQNALRITPRGAPLVLAVRAVAGGGAALEVRDGGPGLTDDDVRVAFDRGALHERYRGTRPAGSGLGLAIAHRLTGRLGGAIHVEGHGPEGGACFTVTLPPAPDVA; via the coding sequence GTGCGCAACATCGTGGTGCTGACCACCGTGGTGGCGGCGCTCGCGGTGGGACTGACCGGCCTGATCGCCTGGCAGACCGCCGCGCGGGGCGCGGAGCAGCGCGAACGCGAACAGCTGACCCGTCAGGCCACGGTGCTCAGCCGCCTGCCCGCCCTGTCCGAGGCGCTGTTCAACGGCGCCCAGGTCCTGGGCGGGCCGAACGGCGTGCAGCTCGCGGTCATCGCCCCGGACGGCACGGTGAGCGGAACCGCCACCCCGGCGCTCGACCGGGCGTCGAAATCGGCTCTGCTGGCGGGGAAGCCGGTCTCCACCACCGGCATCCTGGGCGACCAGGAGGTCCTGCTGGTCGGACGGCCCGGGGTGCGCGGCGGGGCGGTCGTGCTGACCGAGCCGTACTCCGTCGTCACCGAGAACACGAACCAGATCCGCCGCAACGTGCTGGCGCCGCTGATCACCGGCATGCTCGGCGCGGCACTGGCCGGAGCACTCCTGGCCCGCCGCATCGCCCGTCCCCTCGTGAAGGCCGCGCAGATCGCGCACCGGCTGGCCGACGGTGAACGCGGCGTCCCGGCCCCGGTCGACGGCCCCCGGGAGACCGCGGACATCGGGCGCGCCCTCAACGTCCTGGACGGGGCCCTGGCGCGCAGTGAGAACCGGCAGCGGGAGTTCCTGCTCTCCGTCTCGCACGACCTGCGCACCCCCCTGACCGCACTGCAGGGGTACGCCGAGGCGCTCGCCGACGGCCTGATCGAGCCGGACCGGCTGCCCGAGGTCGGCGGCGTCCTGGCCGACGAGACCCGTCGCCTGGACCGCTTCCTGGGGGACCTGCTGGACCTGGCCCGGCTGGAGGCGGACGACTTCCGCCTCGACACCGCCCCGGCCGACCTCCGCGCGGTCGTCGCCGAGGCCGCCGCCTTCTGGACCGGGCCCTGCGCCCGCCACGGCGTCGATCTCCGGCTGGAACAGCCCGGGCAGCCCGGGCAGCCGGGGCAGCCCGTCGTCGTGGAAACGGACGCCTTCCGGGTCCGGCAGCTGATCGACGGCCTGGTGCAGAACGCCCTGCGGATCACGCCCCGGGGCGCACCCCTGGTCCTGGCCGTCCGGGCGGTCGCGGGCGGCGGGGCCGCACTGGAGGTGCGCGACGGCGGCCCCGGACTGACCGACGACGACGTCCGCGTCGCCTTCGACCGCGGCGCCCTCCACGAGCGCTACCGGGGCACCCGTCCGGCCGGCAGCGGCCTGGGGCTGGCCATCGCCCACCGGCTGACCGGCCGTCTCGGCGGCGCCATCCACGTCGAAGGGCACGGCCCGGAAGGCGGCGCCTGCTTCACCGTCACCCTCCCGCCGGCACCCGACGTCGCCTGA
- a CDS encoding MMPL family transporter, giving the protein MNTQAAGEPGLLHRSGRWCARHAWRVVAVWALLLVGLGLADRQWGGTFADSFSLPGTSSQTGADLLKAHTATSGGTAAPIVITSDQGPVVATHRAAIDSAVGNLSRLPDVLSVADPLTTPGAVSPGGDIAQVTVRFSGNPAGFDPSYLAGVDSAVQPLRADGVTVEYGAPLGQLATPKSADRVSEAIGLTVAVLVLLIGFGSVAATGLPLLTAVTGLAVALGALGLLAGHVGFAQASPTLAAMMGLGIGIDYALFLATRYRALLHAGTEPAEAVGRTVATSGRAVLVAAATVAMALGGLCISGVGFIGTLGLAAGLSVVVAAAASVTLTPALLGLLGRRIDRFHVRTPVAEPTGESDVWHRWAARVSRRPWLVLVSGLLLLGVLSVPVASMRLGHVDAGAQSTSRTDRRAYDLITEGFGPGANGPLTVVTHLDSGQVASPARRQDLAASLRHALAAVPGVASVTPPAPSPDQVLLITTVTPATGPQDRATADLIHTLRDDTVPRALAGTGATGYVTGTAAATQTFTDTLVAKLPLIIGVVVGGAFLLLLTVFRSPLVALKAAVLNLFSIAAAYGVVVAVFQWGWGGPLLGVTEKVPIESYVPMMMFAILFGLSMDYEVFLLSRIRETWLHRGDNHLAVATGLAATARVISCAALIMTSVFLAFLLSTNVAVKMLALGLGVSVVIDATVVRLLLVPASMYLFGRANWWLPGWLDRLLPHLDPEGPAAAPAAAPAPTPATAPIPAPASASARGDRR; this is encoded by the coding sequence ATGAACACTCAAGCGGCCGGGGAGCCCGGACTCCTCCACCGGAGCGGGCGCTGGTGCGCCCGGCATGCCTGGCGGGTCGTCGCCGTGTGGGCGCTGCTCCTCGTCGGCCTCGGGCTGGCCGACCGCCAGTGGGGCGGCACCTTCGCGGACAGCTTCTCCCTGCCCGGTACGAGCAGCCAGACCGGCGCCGACCTGCTCAAGGCCCACACCGCGACGTCCGGCGGCACGGCCGCCCCCATCGTGATCACGTCCGACCAGGGCCCGGTCGTCGCCACTCACCGGGCCGCGATCGACTCGGCCGTCGGCAACCTGAGCCGCCTGCCGGACGTCCTCTCGGTGGCCGACCCGCTCACCACGCCCGGGGCGGTCTCCCCCGGCGGCGACATCGCCCAGGTGACGGTCCGCTTCAGCGGCAACCCGGCGGGCTTCGACCCCTCCTACCTCGCCGGGGTCGACAGCGCCGTCCAGCCGCTGCGCGCCGACGGAGTCACCGTCGAGTACGGGGCCCCGCTCGGACAGCTCGCCACACCCAAGTCCGCCGACCGCGTCTCGGAGGCCATCGGGCTGACCGTCGCCGTGCTCGTGCTGCTGATCGGCTTCGGCAGCGTCGCCGCCACCGGGCTGCCGCTGCTGACGGCCGTGACCGGCCTGGCCGTCGCCCTGGGCGCGCTCGGACTGCTCGCCGGCCACGTCGGCTTCGCCCAGGCGTCCCCGACCCTGGCCGCGATGATGGGCCTCGGCATCGGCATCGACTACGCGCTCTTCCTTGCCACCCGCTACCGGGCCCTGCTGCACGCCGGCACGGAACCCGCCGAGGCGGTGGGGCGTACGGTCGCCACCAGCGGCCGGGCCGTGCTGGTCGCCGCCGCCACGGTCGCCATGGCCCTGGGCGGGCTCTGCATCTCGGGTGTGGGCTTCATCGGCACCCTCGGCCTCGCGGCCGGGCTCAGCGTCGTCGTGGCCGCCGCCGCGTCCGTGACACTGACCCCCGCGCTGCTCGGCCTGCTCGGGCGCCGCATCGACCGGTTCCACGTGCGTACGCCGGTCGCCGAACCCACCGGCGAGTCGGACGTGTGGCACCGCTGGGCCGCCAGGGTCAGCCGGCGCCCCTGGCTCGTCCTGGTCAGTGGCCTGCTCCTGCTCGGCGTCCTCTCCGTCCCGGTCGCGTCCATGCGGCTCGGCCACGTCGACGCCGGGGCGCAGTCCACCAGCAGGACCGACCGCCGCGCCTACGACCTGATCACCGAGGGCTTCGGCCCCGGCGCCAACGGCCCCCTCACCGTCGTCACCCACCTCGACAGCGGGCAGGTCGCCAGCCCCGCCCGGCGCCAGGACCTCGCCGCCTCCCTCCGGCACGCGCTGGCCGCCGTACCGGGTGTCGCCTCCGTGACGCCCCCGGCCCCCAGCCCCGACCAGGTCCTGCTCATCACCACCGTCACCCCCGCCACCGGCCCGCAGGACCGGGCCACCGCCGACCTGATCCACACCTTGCGGGACGACACGGTGCCGCGGGCCCTGGCGGGCACCGGTGCCACCGGCTACGTCACGGGCACCGCCGCCGCCACCCAGACCTTCACCGACACCCTCGTCGCCAAACTGCCCCTGATCATCGGTGTGGTCGTCGGCGGCGCCTTCCTGCTGCTGCTCACCGTCTTCCGCAGCCCGCTGGTCGCGCTCAAGGCCGCCGTGCTCAACCTGTTCTCCATCGCCGCCGCCTACGGCGTGGTCGTCGCCGTCTTCCAATGGGGCTGGGGAGGGCCTCTGCTCGGCGTCACGGAGAAGGTGCCCATCGAGTCCTACGTGCCGATGATGATGTTCGCGATCCTCTTCGGACTCTCCATGGACTACGAGGTCTTCCTGCTCTCCCGGATCCGCGAGACGTGGCTGCACCGGGGGGACAACCACCTGGCCGTCGCCACCGGACTCGCCGCCACGGCCCGCGTGATCAGCTGCGCGGCACTGATCATGACCAGTGTGTTCCTGGCCTTCCTGCTCTCCACGAACGTCGCCGTCAAGATGCTCGCCCTCGGCCTGGGTGTCAGCGTCGTCATCGACGCAACGGTGGTGCGGCTGCTCCTGGTGCCCGCGTCCATGTACCTCTTCGGACGCGCCAACTGGTGGCTCCCCGGCTGGCTGGACCGGCTCCTTCCGCATCTCGACCCGGAAGGACCCGCCGCCGCGCCCGCCGCCGCCCCCGCCCCGACGCCCGCCACCGCCCCCATCCCTGCACCCGCATCCGCATCCGCCCGGGGAGACCGACGATGA
- a CDS encoding LmeA family phospholipid-binding protein, whose product MRRHLVLTVTTALVLLTVVATGAAEFTARTLIQNRVARAAPALGDDVTVGVAGDWALWGLAHRSVPRLDISSDDARLGPLSQVRVRARLDDVRLGGRPGVGSSHVEVTVPTRSLAAAIRTAAPAVAVASVTADPSRGTVLAAVGPGGAGQLTLRPVLADGKVTLAVDGLTVLGRPVPADRLGMGEGVLGPGPGAPKDYPIGLTATSVRVRPDGLHITLAGGHSPLPAA is encoded by the coding sequence GTGCGCCGTCACCTCGTCCTCACGGTCACCACCGCCCTGGTCCTGCTGACCGTCGTCGCCACGGGCGCGGCCGAGTTCACGGCCCGCACCCTGATCCAGAACCGCGTCGCGCGAGCGGCACCGGCCCTCGGCGACGACGTGACCGTCGGCGTGGCCGGCGACTGGGCGCTGTGGGGCCTGGCGCACCGGAGCGTCCCCCGGCTCGACATCAGCAGCGACGACGCCCGCCTCGGCCCCCTCTCCCAGGTCCGCGTCCGGGCACGGCTCGACGACGTCCGGCTCGGCGGGAGGCCCGGAGTCGGCAGCTCCCACGTGGAGGTGACGGTCCCGACGCGGTCCCTCGCGGCCGCGATCCGGACCGCCGCACCGGCCGTGGCGGTGGCCTCGGTCACCGCCGACCCGTCCCGGGGGACCGTCCTCGCCGCCGTCGGCCCGGGCGGCGCCGGGCAGTTGACGCTGCGTCCGGTACTTGCCGACGGGAAGGTCACCCTCGCCGTCGACGGGCTCACCGTGCTCGGCCGCCCCGTCCCCGCCGACCGGCTGGGCATGGGCGAAGGCGTTCTCGGACCGGGGCCGGGTGCTCCGAAGGACTACCCGATCGGGCTCACGGCCACGTCCGTGCGGGTCCGGCCGGACGGCCTGCACATCACCCTGGCGGGCGGCCACAGCCCCCTGCCGGCCGCCTGA
- a CDS encoding GNAT family N-acetyltransferase produces MASVTDFELRSAVPADAEEITRLFLASRAAAMPYLPRIHSDEDTLAWITHVVLPDSRVWLAVGTATQEVLGFAALEDDMLEHLYLLPEARRQGIGTRLLEEVRAAAPEGLSLNVFQRNEGAIAFYVRHGFELVDTNDGSRNEENEPDATYRWNPAVANDEGQRPGTA; encoded by the coding sequence TTGGCCTCAGTAACCGACTTCGAGCTCCGTTCCGCCGTACCCGCCGACGCCGAGGAGATCACCCGGCTGTTCCTGGCCTCCCGCGCCGCGGCGATGCCCTACCTCCCGCGCATCCACAGCGACGAGGACACCCTCGCGTGGATCACCCACGTCGTGCTCCCCGACAGCCGGGTGTGGCTCGCCGTCGGCACGGCCACCCAGGAGGTCCTCGGGTTCGCGGCCCTGGAGGACGACATGCTCGAACACCTCTACCTGCTGCCCGAGGCCCGCCGCCAGGGCATCGGCACCCGCCTGCTGGAGGAGGTGCGCGCCGCCGCGCCCGAAGGCCTCTCGCTGAACGTCTTCCAGCGCAACGAGGGCGCCATCGCCTTCTACGTGAGGCACGGATTCGAGCTCGTCGACACCAACGACGGCAGCCGCAACGAGGAGAACGAGCCCGACGCGACCTACCGCTGGAACCCGGCCGTTGCCAACGACGAGGGCCAGCGGCCCGGGACCGCGTGA
- a CDS encoding acyl-CoA reductase: MTVTETKAAYDLPGDDAAHHYWQGAFIGDEEAGRRLAGLPAAVEAALATVLETETVLAACDALATALRDPAHPVRARLAAHLPEGEDPEVLAELGGLLGRRELTRKLRRELGSATPGRLDRADPRETVYEAWAPVGLVAHIAPGNAATVAPLSIVEGLLAGNVNILKTSSADTLLTQHLMAELAALDPSGALAARVLVLRFPSSRQEWLRLMCAPADAVAVWGGEGAVEGVAAHVPAGCRLVEWGHRISFAYLTRDAWSEAGTLDALADDVCLYEQQACSSPQVVYLDTEDEAEVFAFAERFAAVLAARPPAVTAVSAGGTGEPDPAGEAELTTTELVARLEEHLGLTRVFAAPDGSWRVMADTRSPLTASPLHRSVWVKPLPRKRLIATLRPMRRYLQTAGLAGSRTDIAELSRTALAAGVTRVTPVGAMLESYAGEPHDGVYALQRYSRRVAVQADPARFATTACLDDLARPVVLPPPAGPLLGKEDVQEPARELARADAELYFRSGGSTGAPALSVFSYDDYDTQMHAAARGLLAAGYDPVGDRTANLFYCGGMYGSFISFFSVLERLGGVQLPLSAGPDHRATAQALIDHGADTLFGMPSYLWQLLHAEADALRAYGGLRKVFYGGEHFTQEQQRTLKDTFGIEAVRSITYGSTDLGPLGYQCTESSGGVHHLHADLHTMEIVDLAEDRPVAPGDTGRLVFTTHARRGQHLGRYVIGDLGREVPGRCPCGRHAPRFELRGRTGDVMRVATYFLNHRRFLALAEERGGHRGELQIRLDGTDARERLTVRVERAGAPDPQRLREVFLTGYPELRSAVTEQLLDLVVEPVDGASLDRSPTSGKLLAVVDARR, translated from the coding sequence GTGACCGTGACGGAGACCAAGGCCGCGTACGACCTGCCCGGCGACGACGCCGCGCACCACTACTGGCAGGGCGCCTTCATCGGCGACGAGGAGGCCGGGCGCCGCCTCGCCGGCCTGCCGGCCGCCGTGGAGGCCGCCTTGGCCACGGTGCTGGAGACCGAGACCGTCCTGGCCGCCTGCGACGCCCTCGCCACCGCCCTGCGCGACCCGGCCCACCCGGTGCGCGCCCGGCTCGCCGCGCACCTGCCCGAGGGGGAGGACCCGGAGGTCCTGGCCGAGCTCGGGGGCCTCCTCGGCCGGCGCGAGCTGACCCGCAAGCTGCGCCGGGAACTCGGCAGCGCGACGCCCGGCCGGCTGGACCGGGCCGATCCGCGCGAGACGGTCTACGAGGCGTGGGCGCCCGTCGGCCTGGTCGCCCACATCGCCCCGGGCAACGCCGCGACGGTCGCCCCGCTGAGCATCGTCGAGGGCCTGCTGGCCGGGAACGTCAACATCCTCAAGACCAGCAGCGCCGACACCCTGCTGACCCAGCACCTGATGGCGGAGCTCGCGGCCCTGGACCCCAGCGGCGCACTGGCCGCGCGGGTCCTCGTGCTGCGCTTCCCGTCCTCCCGGCAGGAGTGGCTGCGCCTGATGTGCGCGCCCGCGGACGCCGTCGCCGTATGGGGCGGGGAGGGCGCCGTCGAGGGGGTGGCGGCCCATGTGCCGGCCGGGTGCCGGCTGGTGGAGTGGGGGCACCGGATCTCCTTTGCGTACCTGACGCGCGACGCCTGGTCGGAGGCCGGCACGCTCGACGCCCTGGCCGACGACGTGTGCCTGTACGAGCAGCAGGCGTGTTCCAGCCCGCAGGTGGTCTACCTCGACACGGAGGACGAGGCCGAGGTGTTCGCCTTCGCCGAGCGGTTCGCCGCCGTGCTCGCGGCCCGGCCGCCGGCCGTGACCGCCGTTTCTGCGGGCGGGACGGGCGAGCCGGATCCCGCCGGGGAGGCCGAGCTGACCACCACCGAGCTGGTGGCCCGGCTGGAGGAACACCTGGGCCTGACCCGGGTGTTCGCCGCGCCCGACGGCTCGTGGCGGGTCATGGCCGACACCCGGTCCCCGCTCACCGCCTCGCCGCTGCACCGCAGCGTGTGGGTCAAGCCGCTGCCCCGCAAGCGGCTGATCGCCACCCTGCGCCCGATGCGCCGCTACCTGCAGACGGCGGGCCTCGCGGGCAGCCGGACCGACATCGCCGAGCTGTCCCGCACCGCCCTGGCCGCGGGCGTCACCCGTGTCACGCCGGTCGGCGCCATGCTGGAGAGCTACGCGGGCGAGCCGCACGACGGCGTCTATGCCCTGCAGCGCTACAGCCGCCGCGTCGCGGTCCAGGCGGACCCGGCCCGCTTCGCCACGACCGCCTGCCTGGACGACCTGGCCCGGCCCGTGGTGCTGCCGCCGCCGGCGGGCCCGCTGCTGGGCAAGGAGGACGTGCAGGAGCCGGCCCGGGAGCTGGCGCGGGCCGATGCCGAGCTGTACTTCCGCAGCGGCGGCAGCACGGGCGCGCCGGCGCTGTCGGTCTTCAGTTACGACGACTACGACACCCAGATGCACGCCGCCGCGCGGGGCCTGCTCGCCGCCGGCTACGACCCGGTCGGGGACCGCACCGCGAACCTCTTCTACTGCGGCGGCATGTACGGCAGTTTCATCAGCTTCTTCTCCGTGCTGGAACGGCTCGGCGGGGTGCAGCTGCCGCTGTCCGCGGGCCCTGACCACCGGGCGACGGCCCAGGCCCTCATCGACCACGGGGCCGACACCCTCTTCGGAATGCCCTCCTACCTGTGGCAGCTGCTGCACGCGGAGGCGGACGCGCTGCGCGCGTACGGAGGCCTGCGGAAGGTCTTCTACGGCGGTGAGCACTTCACGCAGGAGCAGCAGCGCACGCTGAAGGACACGTTCGGCATCGAGGCCGTCCGCTCGATCACCTACGGCAGCACCGACCTCGGCCCGCTGGGCTACCAGTGCACCGAGAGCTCCGGCGGGGTCCACCACCTGCACGCCGACCTCCACACGATGGAGATCGTGGACCTGGCCGAGGACCGGCCGGTGGCCCCGGGCGACACGGGCCGGCTGGTCTTCACCACGCACGCCCGGCGCGGCCAGCACCTGGGCCGGTACGTGATAGGCGACCTGGGCCGGGAGGTCCCGGGCCGCTGCCCCTGCGGCCGGCACGCGCCGCGCTTCGAGCTGAGGGGACGCACCGGTGACGTGATGCGGGTGGCGACGTACTTCCTCAACCACCGCCGCTTCCTGGCCCTGGCCGAGGAACGGGGCGGCCACCGCGGCGAGTTGCAGATCCGGCTCGACGGTACGGACGCGCGCGAGCGGCTGACCGTACGGGTGGAGCGGGCCGGGGCGCCGGACCCGCAGCGGCTGCGGGAGGTGTTCCTGACCGGTTACCCGGAACTCCGCTCGGCGGTGACGGAGCAGTTGCTGGACCTGGTGGTCGAGCCGGTCGACGGCGCGTCACTGGACCGCAGCCCGACGAGCGGCAAGCTCCTCGCGGTGGTGGACGCGCGCCGCTAG
- a CDS encoding response regulator transcription factor, with translation MKESRGLVLIVEDERHIADVERLYLAREGFGVHVESDGAAGLAAARRMRPVAIVLDIGLPGMDGIAFCRALRDAGDWTPVLLVTARGEEADRILGLELGADDYVTKPFSPRELVARVKTVLRRAAGPPDRPAESLGRLSVDPVSRTVRRDGEPVELTATEFNLLAHLLQHVGQVFTREQLLAQVWGYPGYRDTRMVDVFVSQLRAKLGDASPIRTVRGVGYSATAPTP, from the coding sequence ATGAAGGAGTCCAGGGGCCTGGTGCTGATCGTCGAGGACGAGCGCCACATCGCCGATGTGGAACGGCTCTACCTGGCGCGCGAGGGCTTCGGCGTCCACGTCGAGTCCGACGGGGCCGCCGGGCTCGCGGCCGCGCGGCGGATGCGACCGGTGGCGATCGTGCTGGACATCGGCCTGCCGGGCATGGACGGCATCGCCTTCTGCCGCGCCCTGCGGGACGCCGGCGACTGGACCCCCGTACTGCTGGTCACCGCGCGCGGTGAGGAGGCGGACCGGATCCTCGGCCTGGAGCTGGGCGCGGACGACTACGTGACCAAGCCGTTCTCGCCGCGCGAGCTGGTCGCCCGCGTCAAGACCGTGCTGCGCCGCGCGGCGGGGCCGCCGGACCGGCCGGCCGAGAGCCTCGGCCGGCTCAGCGTGGATCCGGTCAGCCGTACCGTGCGCCGCGACGGCGAACCGGTCGAGCTCACGGCCACCGAGTTCAATCTGCTCGCGCACCTGCTCCAGCACGTGGGGCAGGTCTTCACCCGTGAGCAGCTGCTCGCCCAGGTATGGGGGTACCCGGGCTACCGCGACACCCGGATGGTCGACGTCTTCGTCTCGCAGCTGCGCGCCAAGCTCGGCGACGCGAGCCCGATCCGTACGGTCCGCGGCGTCGGCTACAGCGCGACGGCTCCCACCCCGTGA
- a CDS encoding cyclase family protein, producing MSSDPADAPTPPPAGHGHGDAPVSRQEFDALFEAVRTWGRWAAADRGAWNRVTPDHVRRASALIRSGTVVPMGRPWDTRPGPDNARPALHYMSDLGDVEAPEPSAYKDFLAVDYHGKGVSHLDALSHIAYRGRLYDGRAAREAVDAGGARFGSVAALGPLVTRGVLLDLPAVLGVDWLEPGRAVHVRDVMAAEKALDVSIGDGDAVLLRTGRFRRRRELGPWNTAAASAGWHVDAMPLLAERAIALLGGDGDSDVRPSPVEGLHSPVHTLAITAMGVPLLDNLDLEALSAACAGAGRYAFMLVVTPLNVPGGTGSPVNPVAVL from the coding sequence ATGAGCAGCGATCCCGCCGACGCCCCCACTCCCCCGCCGGCCGGTCACGGCCACGGGGATGCCCCAGTCTCCCGCCAGGAGTTCGACGCACTCTTCGAGGCGGTCCGCACGTGGGGCCGCTGGGCCGCGGCCGACCGGGGCGCCTGGAACAGGGTGACGCCGGACCACGTGCGCAGAGCCTCCGCCCTGATCCGCTCCGGCACGGTCGTCCCCATGGGGCGGCCCTGGGACACCCGGCCCGGACCGGACAACGCCCGGCCCGCGCTGCACTACATGTCCGACCTGGGCGACGTGGAGGCCCCGGAACCGTCCGCGTACAAGGACTTCCTTGCCGTGGACTACCACGGCAAGGGCGTGAGCCACCTCGACGCGCTGTCGCACATCGCCTATCGGGGGCGACTGTACGACGGCCGGGCGGCGCGCGAGGCCGTTGACGCCGGGGGAGCCCGCTTCGGCTCGGTGGCGGCGCTCGGCCCCCTCGTCACCAGGGGCGTACTGCTCGACCTGCCCGCCGTCCTCGGGGTCGACTGGCTGGAGCCCGGGCGTGCGGTGCACGTGCGGGACGTCATGGCCGCGGAGAAGGCACTCGACGTGTCGATCGGGGACGGCGACGCGGTGCTGCTGCGCACCGGCCGCTTCCGCCGGCGCCGGGAACTCGGCCCCTGGAACACCGCCGCGGCGAGCGCGGGCTGGCACGTGGACGCCATGCCGCTGCTGGCCGAGCGCGCCATCGCCCTGCTCGGCGGCGACGGGGACAGCGACGTGCGGCCGTCGCCGGTCGAAGGACTGCACTCCCCCGTCCACACGCTCGCCATCACCGCCATGGGGGTGCCGCTGCTGGACAACCTCGACCTCGAAGCGCTCTCCGCCGCCTGCGCCGGGGCGGGCCGTTACGCGTTCATGCTCGTCGTGACGCCGCTGAACGTCCCCGGCGGGACGGGCTCGCCCGTCAATCCGGTCGCCGTCCTGTGA